In Cyclopterus lumpus isolate fCycLum1 chromosome 9, fCycLum1.pri, whole genome shotgun sequence, a single genomic region encodes these proteins:
- the tmc1 gene encoding transmembrane channel-like protein 1 — MTGRCGPVAVDIGLDFEGEEIEVSTFQEERERERHRAKRSDSDRERRKRGNGRRKRASRAEEGKGESQARHDRREKGRRKRTRRDQDDKGRKRDEEVQAKIKSGKSAKTRKHIKYEKKRKMEEKLEVEEGEGEERHAKRKRKHGSANKEERDEDGRKRTVKEKAQGVKRKKHKKVVETSSEPSEEEDNDEEDNEEVEVRPESLSSEELEKLKEAVDERKKLIQVLRGKPWPMKKKCVTLWESQEFVEKYEGALGKGKGRKLYAYKVMMTKKWMKFQRDFENFKTACIPWEMKIKEIESHFGSSVASYFIFLRWMYGINMILFCLTFGLVMVPEALMGRPYGTIPRKTVPRAEATSAMDFAVLWDFGGYAQYSVLFYGYYNNQRAIGWLKFRMPLSYFLVGVGTVAYSYMVVIRTMARNANESGVGDDNSFNFNWKMFTSWDYLIGNPETADNKFASITTSFKEAILEEQESRKDDNIHLTRFLRVLANFLVLCCLAGSGYLIYFVVRRSQKFALDGLENHSWWERNEVNMVMSLLGMFCPMLFDVISALENYHPRVALQWQLGRIFALFLGNLYTFIIALMDEINLKREEEKIIKFNITTWEASLYNGTVSENSTAPPVTIQPADVPRGPCWETMVGQEFVRLIISDTMTTYITLLIGDFLRAVLVRFLNYCWCWDLEAGFPSYSEFDVSGNVLGLIFNQGMIWMGAFYAPCLPALNILRLHVSMYLQCWAVMCCNVPQERVFKASGSNNFYMAMLLVILFLSTLPAIYTIVTIPPSFDCGPFSGKQHMFDVIQETLELDFPAWFGKVFSYASNPGLVLPFILLMVLAIYYLQSTSKSYKEANVELKKKLQTQNEENKKKNKLAALKAQMDQEEARKASS, encoded by the exons ATGACAGGCCGCTGTGGTCCGGTGGCTG TTGACATTGGACTGGACTTTGAAG GTGAAGAGATTGAAGTTTCTACTTTTCAAGAGGAACGTGAGAGGGAACGACACAGAGCAAAAAGAAGCGATAGTGATAGAGAGAGACGAAAGAGGGGAAatgggaggagaaaaagagcatctagagcagaggaagggaagggggaATCACAGGCCAGGCATGATAGAAGAGAAAAGGGCAGGAGAAAGAGAACAAGGCGTGATCAAGATGacaaagggagaaagagggacGAGGAGGTGCAGGCCAAAATAAAAAGTGGTAAATCGGCAAAAACAAGGAAGcacataaaatatgaaaaaaaaagaaaaatggaggagaagctggaggtggaggagggagaaggtgaAGAAAGACATGCcaagagaaaaaggaaacatgGTAGTGCCaacaaagaagagagagacgaggaTGGAAGAAAACGTACAGTGAAGGAGAAAGCACAGGGAGTGAAGAGAAAAAAGCACAAGAAGGTCGTTGAAACAAG TTCAGAGccaagtgaggaagaggacaatgatgaagaggacaatGAGGAGGTAGAGGTGAGGCCAGAGTCTCTGTCAtcggaggagctggagaagctgaaggaggCCGTGGACGAGAGGAAGAAACTGATCCAAGTGTTGAGGGGAAAACCTTGGccaatgaaaaagaaatgtgtgactTTATG GGAGTCTCAGGAGTTTGTGGAGAAATATGAGGGAGCATTAGGAAAAGGGAAAGGCAGGAAGCTCTATGCATACAAGGTAATGATGACCAAG aaATGGATGAAGTTTCAACGAGACTTTGAAAATTTCAAAACTGCCTGTATTCCATGGGAGATGAAAATCAAGGAGATTGAAA GTCATTTTGGCTCCTCAGTTGCCTCTTACTTTATCTTTCTGAGGTGGATGTATGGCATCAACATGATCTTATTTTGTCTGACCTTTGGCCTGGTTATGGTACCAGAG GCATTAATGGGGAGACCCTATGGCACCATCCCAAGAAAGACTGTCCCCAGGGCTGAGGCAACCAGTGCCATGGACTTTGCTGTTTTATGGGACTTTGGA GGATACGCTCAGTATTCAGTCCTCTTCTACGGTTACTACAACAACCAGCGAGCCATTGGCTGGCTCAAGTTCCGTATGCCTCTGTCATACTTCCTGGTTGGTGTGGGAACAGTGGCCTATAGCTATATGGTGGTTATAAGAAC GATGGCCCGTAATGCAAATGAGTCGGGGGTCGGAGATGATAACAGCTTTAATTTTAACTGGAAAATGTTCACCAGCTGGGACTACTTGATAGGAAACCCTGAAACTGCAGACAATAAGTTtgcctccatcaccaccagtTTCAAG GAGGCAATCTTAGAGGAGCAGGAGAGCCGAAAGGATGACAACATACATCTCACTCGTTTTCTGCGTGTCCTGGCCAACTTCCTGGTCTTGTGCTGCTTAGCAGGAAGTGGATACCTCATCTACTTTGTAGTGCGCCGCTCTCAGAAGTTTGCCCTTGATGGACTGGAGAATCACAGCTGGTGGGAAAGGAATGAG GTGAACATGGTCATGTCCTTGCTGGGGATGTTCTGCCCTATGCTATTTGATGTCATTAGTGCCCTGGAGAACTATCACCCTCGTGTGGCCCTACAGTGGCAGCTGGGTCGCATCTTTGCCCTCTTCTTGGGAAATCTCTACACCTTCATCATTGCACTCATGGATGAGATCAACCTCAAA agggaagaggaaaagatAATTAAGTTTAATATAACCACGTGGGAAGCCAGTCTTTATAATGGTACAGTATCAGAAAACAGCACCGCTCCACCCGTCACTATCCAGCCTGCTGATGTGCCGAGAGGGCCCTGCTGGGAGACCATGGTGGGCCAG GAGTTTGTTCGGTTGATCATATCTGATACCATGACAACCTACATCACGCTGCTGATCGGTGACTTCCTGAGAGCCGTGCTTGTTCGTTTCCTCAACTACTGCTGGTGTTGGGACCTCGAGGCCGGATTT CCGTCCTACTCTGAGTTTGATGTCAGTGGGAACGTACTGGGCCTAATCTTTAATCAAGGAATGATTTG GATGGGTGCTTTCTATGCCCCCTGCTTGCCTGCCCTGAACATCCTCCGGCTCCACGTATCCATGTACCTGCAGTGCTGGGCCGTGATGTGCTGCAATGTGCCGCAGGAAAGGGTCTTCAAGGCTTCTGGCTCTAATAACTTCTACATGGCCATGTTGCTGGTCATTCTCTTCCTGTCCACTCTGCCTGCCATCTACACCATCGTCACCATCCCCCCTTCCTTTGACTGTGGACCCTTCAG TGGGAAACAACATATGTTTGATGTGATCCAGGAGACTCTTGAGTTGGACTTTCCTGCCTGGTTTGGTAAAGTGTTTAGCTATGCATCTAACCCTGGACTGGTGCTACCCTTCATATTGCTTATGGT ACTGGCCATTTATTACTTGCAATCCACATCCAAAAGCTACAAAGAAGCTAATGTGGAACTGAAGAAAAAACTACAAACG CAAAATGAAGAgaataagaaaaagaacaaactaGCAGCGCTGAAGGCACAAATGGATCAAGAAGAAGCCAGAAAAGCTTCATCATAG
- the tmc2b gene encoding transmembrane channel-like protein 2-B, with translation MDATLLLQVENKKANFQPPEPLSPGSITMVTMGLLVGLEIDVVSGSGSEDEARRRIKNRRAKPRCKSKPVSGHEVDEEDEEDESPRKRVRKKKAKPQESDEEDEEDNRSVKRKSSKASRKKAMEESEEESEEDREKRKKRGTAVSKKEKEDQNKEKRGNVKGKQGKNMGGENDKKKKNGKLSSSSSSSDSGEESLSEGEIAALKEQLEEKKKLIVTLRNKPWRMKKRLVLLKEAQKFVEEFEGALGKGKGKKLYAFKVMMTKKLIKFKRDFENFKTACIPWERKIKDVESHFGSSVASYFIFLRWMYGLNMVLFGFMFGLVVLPEILMGLPYGSIPRKTVPREEQDTAMDFSVLNDFEGFCKYSFLFYGYYNNDRTIGVLKFRLPLSYLLVGVGIFGYSLMVVIRTMARNSNEGGDGAEEGEFTFSWKMFTSWDYLIGNPETADNKFASITTSFKESIVDEQENQKDENIHLRRFLRVLANFLITCTLGGSGYLIYFVVKRSQDFAKMEQDKLSWLEKNEVEFVMSLLGLVCPPLFETIAELEDYHPRIALKWQLGRIFALFLGNLYTFLFALFDEVNEKLETEKSIRNATIWALNQYYANYSSYFNTTDVPPPNVSPADVIRGPCWENAVGIGFVKLVVSDIQVSYLTILVGDFLRAVIVRFLNYCWCWDLEAGFPSYGEFDISGNVLGLVFNQGMIWMGAFYAPGLVGLNILRLLSSMYYQCWAVMCCNVPHERVFKASRSNNFYMGLLLLVLFLSLLPVVYAIMTLSPSFDCGPFSGQDKIYDVVMETIEQDLPSFIANIFTYATNPGLILPAVLLMLLALYYLNAVSKGYKQANMDLKKKMKMARDEEKNRRNNKDSTNQVMIDLEDLLPKKSLIPPPIEEEPTPPGVVNAKGSKSPKMKPGAAAKGVNLQKDVSLAAPNPRAPVTYAPGPRRGPAGNARGPQPGPSRGRGRAGPPRRHDS, from the exons ATGGACGCAacgctcctcctccaggtcgAGAACAAGAAGGCCAACTTCCAGCCACCAGAGCCCCTGTCCCCAGGGTCTatcaccatggtaaccatgGGGCTCCTGG TTGGGTTGGAAATTGATGTTGTATCAGGCAGTGGAAGTGAAG ATGAGGCAAGGCGGAGGATTAAAAACAGAAGAGCCAAACCACGATGTAAATCCAAACCAGTCAGTGGTCATGAggtggatgaagaggatgaggaggatgaatcACCAAGGAAAAGAGTACGAAAAAAGAAGGCCAAGCCCCAGGAAagcgatgaagaggatgaggaagacaACCGgagtgtgaaaagaaaaagttcaAAAGCTTCCAGGAAGAAAGCTATGgaagagagcgaggaggagagcgaagaggacagagagaaaaggaaaaagcgAGGGACAGCCGTGtccaaaaaggagaaagaggaccagaacaaggagaagaggggaaatGTTAAAGGGAAACAAGGGAAGAATATGGGCGGTGAGAatgacaagaaaaagaagaatgggaAGTTGAGCAG ctcttcctcctcctctgattcTGGTGAAGAATCGCTGTCGGAGGGAGAGATCGCAGCCCTGAAGGAACAGctagaggagaagaagaaactgaTTGTTACGTTAAGGAACAAACCCTGGCGCATGAAGAAGAGACTTGTGCTGctcaa GGAGGCGCAGAAGTTTGTTGAAGAATTTGAAGGAGCTcttggaaaaggaaaaggaaagaagctGTATGCATTCAAAGTCATGATGACCAAG aaactAATCAAGTTTAAACGTGACTTTGAAAACTTCAAAACAGCCTGTATACCCTGGGAGAGGAAGATAAAGGATGTAGAAA GTCACTTTGGATCATCTGTGGCATCCTACTTTATTTTCCTGAGGTGGATGTACGGTCTAAATATGGTCCTGTTTGGGTTCATGTTTGGCCTGGTGGTTCTGCCAGAG ATTCTCATGGGTCTTCCATACGGCTCCATTCCCAGGAAAACTGTGCCCAGAGAGGAGCAGGACACAGCCATGGACTTCTCTGTGCTCAATGACTTTGAA GGATTCTGCAAGTACTCCTTTTTGTTCTACGGCTACTACAACAACGATCGAACGATCGGGGTGCTGAAGTTTAGACTTCCTCTGTCATACCTGCTGGTGGGAGTTGGCATCTTTGGGTACAGTCTGATGGTTGTCATAAGAAC GATGGCTCGTAACTCAAATGAAGGCGGTGACGGGGCGGAGGAGGGAGAATTCACCTTCAGCTGGAAGATGTTCACCAGCTGGGACTACCTGATAGGAAACCCAGAGACTGCAGACAACAAGTTCGCCTCCATTACCACCAGCTTCAAg GAATCCATCGTGGATGAACAGGAGAACCAGAAAGATGAAAACATCCATCTCCGACGCTTCCTCAGGGTTCTGGCAAACTTCCTGATCACATGCACTCTTGGAGGCAGCGGATACCTCATCTACTTTGTAGTGAAACGTTCGCAAGACTTTGCTAAGATGGAGCAAGACAAACTCTCGTGGCTTGAAAAAAACGAG GTGGAGTTTGTGATGTCTCTGCTGGGGCTGGTGTGTCCTCCTCTGTTTGAAACCATTGCAGAATTGGAAGATTATCACCCTCGTATTGCTCTGAAGTGGCAGCTAGGACGAATCTTTGCCCTCTTCCTGGGAAACCTCTACACCTTCCTTTTCGCCCTGTTTGATGAGGTTAATGAAAAG CTGGAGACAGAGAAGTCCATCAGGAATGCCACTATATGGGCTTTGAACCAGTACTACGCCAACTACAGCTCCTACTTCAACACAACAGATGTGCCTCCTCCAAATGTGTCCCCAGCTGACGTCATCAGAGGACCCTGCTGGGAGAATGCAGTGGGAATT GGATTTGTGAAGCTGGTCGTGTCGGACATTCAGGTTAGCTATTTGACCATCCTGGTGGGTGACTTTCTGCGAGCTGTCATCGTCCGCTTTCTTAACTACTGCTGGTGCTGGGACCTGGAGGCCGGATTT CCTTCATATGGAGAATTTGACATCAGTGGAAATGTGCTGGGGCTTGTCTTCAATCAAGGAATGATATG GATGGGAGCATTTTACGCTCCAGGCCTGGTGGGTCTGAACATTTTACGTCTCCTGTCCTCAATGTACTACCAGTGCTGGGCAGTGATGTGCTGTAATGTTCCTCATGAGAGAGTTTTCAAGGCCTCGCGGTCCAACAACTTCTACATGGGCCTGTTGCTGCTTGTGCTGTTCCTCAGCCTCTTACCTGTTGTCTACGCCATCATGACCTTGTCCCCGTCATTTGACTGTGGGCCATTCAG TGGCCAGGATAAGATATATGATGTTGTCATGGAGACTATAGAACAGGACCTACCGTCCTTCATCGCCAACATCTTTACGTATGCTACAAACCCCGGACTCATCCTGCCTGCTGTCCTCCTCATGCT GTTGGCCCTCTACTACCTGAATGCCGTGTCAAAGGgatacaaacaagcaaacatggACCttaaaaagaagatgaaaatg GCGCGAGACGAAGAGAAGAATCGCAGGAACAACAAGGACAGCACTAATCAAGTGATGATAGACTTGGAGGACCTGTTGCCAAAGAAGTCTCTAATACCGCCTCCCATCGAGGAAGAGCCAACCCCACctg GTGTTGTAAACGCGAAGGGCAGCAAGTCTCCCAAAATGAAGCCAGGTGCAGCGGCAAAGGGGGTAAATCTGCAAAAGGATGTGTCACTGGCTGCCCCAAACCCCAGAGCTCCAGTGACCTATGCCCCGGGGCCAAGAAGAGGGCCTGCTGGGAATGCCAGGGGGCCTCAACCTGGGCCTAGTCGAGGAAGAGGTCGGGCTGGTCCTCCAAGGCGACATGACTCATGA
- the LOC117736147 gene encoding retinal dehydrogenase 1-like translates to MDASDRGLLLNKLADLVERDRLLLATLEALDSGKVFLMAYFVDLIATVKTLRYYGGWADKIQGKTIPVDGEYFTYTRHEPIGVCGQIIPWNFPVMMFAWKIAPALCCGNTVVIKPAEQTPLSALHMAALIKEAGFPPGVVNVVPGYGETAGSAISHHMDIDKVAFTGSTDVGKLIQKAAGDSNLKRVTLELGGKNPNIVFADCDLEYAVEQAHSGLFFNQGQCCLAGSRVFVEEPIYEEFVHRSVEKARSKVLGNPLLPGVEQGPQIDQKHFDKIMELIESGKREGATLECGGSAWDQQGLFIQPTVFSNVTDDMRIAEEEIFGPVQQIMCFRGTHEVIHRANATHYGLAAGVFTNDIDKALTVSSALQAGMVWVNCYNAMSAQCPFGGFKMSGNGRELGEYALQEYTEVKAVTIKISQKNS, encoded by the exons ATGGATGCCTCAGACCGAGGCCTTCTACTTAACAAACTTGCTGACTTAGTAGAGAGAGACCGTCTACTACTGGCA ACACTTGAGGCTCTGGACTCTGGCAAGGTATTTCTCATGGCATATTTTGTAGATCTAATAGCCACAGTCAAAACCTTGAGATATTATGGTGGCTGGGCAGACAAGATTCAAGGCAAAACCATTCCCGTGG ATGGAGAGTATTTTACTTACACACGCCATGAACCCATTGGGGTGTGTGGCCAGATCATTCCT TGGAACTTCCCAGTGATGATGTTCGCGTGGAAAATTGCTCCTGCTCTGTGCTGTGGGAATACTGTAGTCATCAAACCTGCAGAACAGACCCCATTATCAGCCCTGCACATGGCTGCGCTCATCAAAGAG gCTGGGTTTCCTCCAGGAGTGGTGAACGTGGTGCCAGGTTATGGTGAGACAGCAGGCAGCGCCATTTCCCACCACATGGATATCGACAAAGTAGCCTTCACCGGATCTACTGAT GTTGGGAAACTCATTCAGAAGGCTGCGGGTGACAGCAACCTGAAAAGAGTTACACTAGAACTCGGTGGAAAAAACCCAAACATTGTCTTTGCTGACTGTGACT TAGAGTACGCAGTGGAACAGGCCCACAGTGGCCTGTTCTTTAACCAGGGCCAGTGCTGTCTGGCTGGATCCAGGGTGTTTGTAGAGGAACCGATCTATGAAGAGTTTGTCCACCGCAGTGTGGAGAAGGCCAGATCTAAAGTCCTGGGGAACCCATTGCTGCCAGGGGTTGAACAGGGACCACAG ATTGACCAGAAGCATTTTGATAAGATAATGGAGCTGATAGAGAgcgggaagagggagggagccACGCTGGAGTGTGGGGGATCCGCATGGGATCAGCAGGGACTTTTCATCCAACCCACCGTCTTCTCAAATGTCACAGACGACATGCGCATCGCTGAAGAAGAG ATTTTTGGTCCAGTGCAACAGATCATGTGTTTCCGTGGCACTCATGAAGTCATCCACAGAGCCAACGCCACACACTACGGCCTAGCAGCAGGAGTGTTTACTAACGACATCGACAAAGCTCTCACAGTCTCTTCTGCTTTGCAGGCTGGAATGGTCTG ggTGAACTGCTACAATGCCATGAGTGCTCAGTGTCCTTTTGGTGGCTTCAAGATGTCTGGGAACGGGAGGGAACT gggggAATATGCTCTTCAGGAGTACACAGAAGTCAAGGCCGTCACCATCAAAATCTCACAAAAGAACTCATAA